In a single window of the Nitrospinota bacterium genome:
- the tuf gene encoding elongation factor Tu (EF-Tu; promotes GTP-dependent binding of aminoacyl-tRNA to the A-site of ribosomes during protein biosynthesis; when the tRNA anticodon matches the mRNA codon, GTP hydrolysis results; the inactive EF-Tu-GDP leaves the ribosome and release of GDP is promoted by elongation factor Ts; many prokaryotes have two copies of the gene encoding EF-Tu): protein GYRPQFYFRTTDVTGVATLPEGVEMVMPGDNVTLAVELITPIAMEKELRFAIREGGRTVGAGVITEISE from the coding sequence CGGATACCGGCCGCAGTTTTATTTCAGGACGACGGACGTGACAGGTGTCGCCACGTTGCCTGAAGGCGTAGAGATGGTGATGCCCGGAGACAACGTTACGCTGGCGGTGGAGCTGATCACCCCCATAGCGATGGAGAAGGAGCTCCGGTTCGCCATCCGCGAGGGCGGCAGGACCGTGGGCGCGGGCGTTATCACCGAGATTTCGGAGTAA
- the rpsJ gene encoding 30S ribosomal protein S10 codes for MTTLSAGQKIRIRLKAYDHRVLDQSVKEIVETVRRSGARVIGPIPMPTSRNRWTVLRSPHVDKKSREQFEMRTHKRIIDIVEPSPNTVDALMKLDLSAGVDIEIKL; via the coding sequence ATGACTACGTTATCCGCTGGCCAGAAAATCAGGATCAGGTTGAAGGCTTACGACCACAGGGTGCTCGACCAGAGCGTGAAAGAAATAGTCGAGACCGTGCGCCGCTCCGGCGCGCGCGTTATCGGCCCCATACCCATGCCGACAAGCCGCAACCGATGGACGGTTCTGCGGTCTCCGCATGTGGACAAGAAGTCCCGCGAGCAGTTCGAGATGCGCACACATAAGCGCATTATCGACATCGTGGAGCCTTCGCCCAACACGGTGGACGCCCTGATGAAGCTGGACCTTTCGGCTGGCGTGGACATCGAGATAAAGCTGTAG